One part of the Tunicatimonas pelagia genome encodes these proteins:
- a CDS encoding choice-of-anchor I family protein, translating into MNRIFPLSFAFLCCLLFQISAFGQDLQLLGTYQTGIFDNGGAEIPSYDPGTQRLFLTNGANRAVDVLDLSDPSQPTLLFSFDVGGVLPGAGITSIAAQEGLVAVTAEDEDGNGNVVFFDADLSENPTEAKAIVPVGSLPDMLIFTPDGTQVLVANEGEPADDGTDPEGSVSIIQVSDFSVATVNFKKFNDQRTALVNKGIRIFEYAESVAQDLEPEGIAISPDGTQALVALQENNAVAVIDIATQEAVDILPLGYKDHNSGQPHLDLYEFDEPALDEDQGISFGGLSALFYEGENGDGRYQFITVPDRGPNGNPTDVTDADGNEVRVRPFLIPDYQAQIIRFEVDTHSGKVKVLEKIDLTRADGTPISGLPNIPGVDEVPAQPVDHPADFTDADGNNFKLLEYDEFGADLEGIVVNPGDDTYWMVDEYRPAIYHFGIDGKLIDRIVPEGTAALAGEAEGTFGTETLPVAYNNRRRNRGFEAMALDTDQGILYAFIQTPLSNPDRATGDASTVIRMIGVNPATGEPVAEYVYLLEKPAFRTGNVDKMGDAVYDPATKRFYTIERDSGAEPTNKKFIFEIDLTGATNILGTALSEATSGKTLESLTADELKAEGIMPIFKRKVLNLPSIGYLPSDKPEGLALLPDGKLAVLNDNDFGLEGPDLATVGLGIISFDEKLNAFDASDRDDAINIASWPTLGMYQPDGIASFMVNGQTYYVTANEGDAREYDFYEEEERVGDENYMLDPMAFPEAEMLKMEENLGRLDATLENGDLDGDGDYDRIFSYGARSFTIWDAFGNLVYDSGDDFEQITAHELPDFFNSTNDEAKFDSRSDAKGPEPEGVAVGMVNRKMYAFVGLERVGGIMMYDISNPMKPAFATYINNRNFEVEQELPEAGDLAPEGLLFISAEDSPTGSPLLVVANEVSGSTSVYSVQAPPAVTKFVLVNAKTDQDIKEISEGETLVLADLSPHKFNVRAEVAGHTQSVVFELNGQKVQPQNAAPYALFGDDDGDYRSDGDAFRPGSFSLTATPYTGRTGTGVMGTPLSINFEIVKSNTIVDIATRTEDFSILVDAVLKADLAGALSSPGPFTVFAPTNAAFEKLLTALGIHDITELDKQLLTDVLLYHVVAGKVLSTNLSDGLMTETLLGASVKFSVNGMIEVNEATVGPADILASNGVIHVIDEVLLPPSMITQFVLVDAETNQDIMTLEEGAEIKLAELPTTKLNVRADVVGLVTSVIFKLNDRTFQTQNAAPFALFSDDDGDYRVGELPVGSHTLTATPYTSRSATGLPGTVLSVSFMVTDDMAMSASPVPANQQVRLQLTNEKESIRSFVLMNQQGMPYQMEDITPAQGVDVDLSGYQPGIYLIKVVTDRGSYLKRIVKE; encoded by the coding sequence ATGAATCGAATTTTTCCTCTATCTTTTGCTTTTTTATGCTGCTTACTATTTCAAATTTCTGCTTTCGGGCAAGATTTGCAGCTTTTAGGAACATACCAAACCGGAATTTTTGATAATGGCGGAGCGGAGATCCCATCCTACGATCCCGGTACACAACGGCTCTTTTTAACCAACGGAGCTAACAGGGCAGTCGACGTTCTTGACTTAAGTGATCCGTCTCAACCAACGCTACTTTTTTCTTTCGACGTGGGGGGAGTGTTACCCGGAGCCGGAATTACTAGTATCGCTGCTCAAGAAGGACTAGTTGCTGTTACGGCTGAAGATGAAGACGGTAACGGCAATGTCGTTTTCTTCGATGCCGATCTGAGCGAAAATCCTACTGAAGCCAAAGCTATTGTTCCGGTGGGGAGCCTACCCGATATGCTTATCTTCACCCCCGACGGAACCCAGGTGCTGGTAGCCAACGAGGGCGAACCTGCCGACGATGGCACTGATCCCGAAGGGTCGGTTAGTATCATTCAAGTCAGTGATTTTTCGGTAGCGACCGTAAACTTTAAAAAGTTCAACGATCAGCGAACCGCTTTAGTCAACAAAGGGATCCGCATTTTTGAGTACGCCGAAAGCGTAGCCCAAGATTTGGAACCCGAAGGCATCGCAATCTCACCCGATGGAACCCAAGCCTTAGTCGCTTTGCAGGAAAATAATGCCGTAGCGGTAATTGATATCGCTACTCAAGAAGCCGTGGATATTCTTCCGCTAGGTTACAAAGACCATAATTCAGGACAGCCCCACCTAGATTTGTACGAATTTGATGAACCCGCGCTGGACGAAGACCAAGGAATCTCGTTCGGAGGTTTGTCGGCACTATTCTACGAGGGTGAAAATGGCGACGGACGCTATCAATTTATTACCGTGCCCGACCGTGGCCCTAACGGTAACCCGACTGATGTTACCGATGCGGATGGAAACGAAGTACGGGTGCGCCCCTTCCTCATTCCGGATTACCAAGCTCAAATTATTCGCTTTGAAGTAGACACGCACTCTGGCAAAGTAAAAGTGCTGGAGAAAATTGATCTGACCCGAGCCGATGGCACACCCATTTCCGGCTTACCCAATATTCCCGGAGTAGATGAAGTTCCGGCTCAACCCGTAGATCATCCGGCTGACTTTACCGACGCTGATGGCAATAACTTCAAACTATTGGAATACGACGAGTTTGGAGCAGACTTGGAAGGAATTGTCGTTAACCCGGGTGATGATACCTACTGGATGGTGGATGAGTACCGCCCGGCGATCTACCATTTCGGCATCGACGGAAAACTAATCGACCGCATTGTTCCTGAAGGTACAGCCGCTTTAGCCGGAGAAGCCGAAGGCACTTTTGGTACGGAAACACTACCAGTCGCTTACAACAACCGTCGTCGCAACCGAGGTTTTGAAGCTATGGCGTTGGATACCGACCAAGGAATTTTGTACGCCTTCATCCAAACCCCGCTTTCTAATCCTGACCGGGCTACCGGAGATGCTTCTACGGTTATCCGCATGATTGGAGTGAACCCCGCTACCGGAGAACCCGTAGCTGAGTACGTATACCTTTTGGAGAAACCAGCGTTCCGCACCGGCAATGTAGACAAAATGGGCGATGCGGTTTACGATCCGGCTACCAAACGCTTTTACACTATTGAGCGGGACTCGGGTGCCGAACCTACCAACAAAAAATTTATCTTTGAGATTGATCTGACTGGGGCCACTAATATATTAGGCACCGCTTTATCCGAAGCTACTTCCGGAAAGACACTGGAGTCACTAACCGCAGACGAATTAAAAGCAGAGGGCATTATGCCTATTTTCAAGCGAAAAGTATTGAACTTGCCTTCTATCGGATACCTACCCAGCGACAAGCCCGAAGGATTAGCCTTGCTGCCTGACGGAAAATTAGCTGTATTAAACGATAACGATTTTGGGCTAGAAGGCCCTGATTTAGCCACTGTGGGTTTAGGAATTATTTCGTTTGATGAGAAGCTAAATGCCTTTGATGCTAGCGATAGAGACGATGCTATCAATATCGCATCCTGGCCAACACTGGGCATGTATCAGCCCGATGGCATTGCGTCTTTTATGGTTAATGGACAGACGTACTACGTAACTGCTAACGAAGGCGATGCCCGAGAGTACGATTTCTACGAAGAAGAAGAACGAGTAGGCGATGAAAACTACATGCTTGACCCAATGGCATTCCCCGAGGCCGAAATGCTAAAGATGGAAGAAAATCTGGGACGACTGGATGCCACGCTGGAAAATGGTGATTTGGACGGCGATGGCGATTACGATCGTATCTTTTCCTACGGTGCTCGCTCATTTACTATTTGGGATGCCTTTGGTAATTTAGTTTATGACAGTGGCGACGATTTTGAGCAAATTACTGCTCACGAACTTCCCGATTTTTTTAATAGCACGAACGATGAGGCTAAATTTGATAGCCGCAGCGATGCCAAAGGCCCCGAGCCGGAAGGAGTTGCTGTCGGTATGGTCAACCGTAAGATGTACGCTTTCGTTGGGCTAGAGCGCGTAGGTGGCATTATGATGTACGATATAAGTAACCCTATGAAGCCAGCGTTTGCCACCTACATTAACAACCGCAACTTTGAGGTAGAACAAGAACTACCCGAAGCCGGCGACTTAGCACCTGAGGGACTGTTATTTATCTCAGCGGAAGATAGTCCGACTGGTTCGCCACTACTGGTGGTAGCGAATGAAGTTAGTGGCTCCACTTCGGTGTACAGTGTTCAGGCCCCGCCTGCCGTCACTAAGTTTGTGCTGGTAAATGCCAAAACTGATCAAGACATTAAAGAAATCTCCGAGGGAGAAACGTTGGTACTAGCCGATTTGTCTCCGCATAAATTCAACGTTCGGGCTGAAGTAGCCGGGCACACCCAAAGTGTAGTCTTCGAACTAAACGGCCAGAAAGTTCAGCCTCAGAATGCGGCTCCTTACGCGCTGTTTGGCGACGATGATGGGGACTATCGTAGTGATGGGGATGCTTTTCGGCCCGGAAGCTTTTCTTTAACCGCAACTCCCTACACCGGGCGTACTGGAACGGGCGTGATGGGTACTCCGCTTAGCATCAATTTTGAGATCGTTAAGAGCAACACTATCGTGGATATTGCCACCCGTACCGAAGATTTCAGCATACTGGTGGATGCCGTTCTTAAAGCCGACTTAGCGGGTGCGTTGTCTTCACCCGGGCCGTTTACCGTATTTGCTCCTACCAACGCTGCTTTTGAAAAGTTGCTCACGGCGCTGGGTATTCACGATATTACCGAGTTGGACAAGCAGTTACTAACGGACGTACTGCTCTATCACGTAGTAGCTGGAAAAGTGCTTTCAACCAATTTGTCCGACGGGCTAATGACGGAAACGCTACTGGGTGCCTCGGTAAAATTCTCAGTCAATGGGATGATTGAAGTAAACGAAGCTACCGTAGGCCCTGCTGACATTCTGGCTTCCAATGGAGTAATTCACGTGATTGATGAAGTGCTACTCCCCCCAAGTATGATTACCCAGTTCGTGCTGGTAGATGCGGAAACCAATCAAGATATTATGACACTGGAAGAAGGTGCTGAAATTAAACTGGCCGAGCTGCCTACTACGAAGCTCAATGTGCGGGCTGATGTAGTAGGATTGGTAACCAGTGTAATATTCAAGCTGAATGATCGCACGTTCCAAACCCAGAATGCTGCTCCTTTCGCCCTATTTAGTGACGATGATGGGGATTACCGAGTAGGAGAACTTCCAGTAGGTTCTCATACGCTAACCGCTACTCCTTACACCAGCCGTAGTGCCACCGGACTGCCCGGAACTGTGCTCAGTGTTTCGTTTATGGTAACTGACGATATGGCAATGAGTGCTTCTCCGGTACCTGCCAACCAGCAAGTTCGCTTACAGCTAACGAATGAGAAAGAAAGTATCCGTTCTTTTGTACTGATGAACCAGCAGGGAATGCCGTATCAAATGGAAGATATCACTCCGGCTCAGGGAGTTGATGTAGATTTAAGTGGCTATCAGCCGGGTATTTATCTCATCAAAGTAGTTACCGACCGGGGAAGCTATCTTAAACGAATAGTAAAAGAATAA
- a CDS encoding DUF4112 domain-containing protein, protein MARSVTKTQDNHFQNIPDLKWVDRITRVMDSNFRVPGTNFRFGLDPILGLIPGLGDATSLAISGALVYYMAKHGASRKVVIMMLGNVALDALFGSIPVLGNLFDFFYKANTRNIRLLKRHYAEKKYQGKGTGILMGVAATIIGVIGLLIYGTYELVSYLSTVQIA, encoded by the coding sequence ATGGCACGATCAGTAACAAAAACACAAGATAATCACTTTCAGAATATTCCTGATCTTAAGTGGGTAGACCGCATCACCCGAGTGATGGACTCCAACTTCCGAGTACCAGGCACTAATTTTCGCTTCGGGCTAGACCCTATTCTGGGTTTAATTCCTGGTTTGGGGGATGCTACTTCGCTGGCAATCTCCGGTGCCTTGGTGTACTATATGGCTAAACACGGGGCTAGCCGTAAAGTAGTAATTATGATGCTGGGTAATGTAGCCTTAGATGCTCTTTTCGGAAGCATTCCGGTTCTGGGTAATCTCTTTGACTTCTTCTACAAAGCGAATACTCGAAACATTCGTTTGCTTAAACGACACTATGCCGAGAAAAAATACCAGGGGAAAGGCACGGGAATACTGATGGGGGTTGCCGCTACGATTATTGGTGTAATTGGGCTGTTAATCTACGGAACGTATGAACTAGTGTCATACCTGTCTACAGTGCAAATAGCATAA
- a CDS encoding cadherin-like domain-containing protein yields MRRLYKKHLVHLPQRKIQAKLETRDISLFFIRSLFSLLAIFLVNAETSEAFSSVMAPPTSIDFDERSSTNDAIDDNTLPGQFVGVIVPSGGTGPFTYSLVAGDGDTDNARFTISNDTLYAAQFIDFETHPNPTNLSIRVRVTDNADAGYEQAIALSIQDIDENSTANFGSQGDEFLVNDRGNSMTNQEYVAMAGDDDGNFVVVWQDQTDGVFGQRYNAVAEPEGDVFRVDNLNNRSQILPDVAMAGDGSFVVVWQGGDDRQSQDGAGSGIIGRRYSSAGVPEDEFVVNTTGAGNQLNPAVAMNTSGVFVVAWSGAGGADADGVYARKYDATGNPVGGQFRVNTTTIGIQDAVDVAVVDGGAFSVVWRSENQASVASAGDIYIQRYAASNNPSGTEILVNTTTANDQVLPKIAVTDNGRHVVVWESKLQDGDEGGIYAQRYAANGIATGTEFQVSTQTVGNQGAPSVSMNTSGAFVIAYKGVNSGSPNNDEIRVQRYNANGTPNGDEFEANKLRSGAQTFPDVALNNNGTFVVAWEGNNLGDFDIYAQRFFTNTAPTAIALDNQVLTNGSPENTPLGTFSTTDADAGDEFFYAFVSGAGSDDNALFSIQGNQIFVNERVDAAIKPSYTVRVRSTDALGLFSSNSEAAFAITIDQSNELPTIATNTGITVLQRDTVTINQAALEVTDTESAVENITYTLIQEPANGSLQREAIALAADEKFTQADINNGLITYVHDGSQTTADSLTFKAADEAGGTTLETQVSITINPLTPPVANAGPDQVVIDENNDGQADVVFDGSASSDSDGTIASYVWRQNESDVVSGVNPTLTLDTGIHVITLVVTDNDFQTATDTVVITVNAPDNLLPTLATNAGLSLAQQGTTATITTAELEATDEESGPEAITFTLTLAPANGTLQLSGTDLAANGTFTQQDINGGSLSYTHNGSSEASDSIRFTVADALGGTIAETTFGISVNIVTGLGDQINGEIVMVYPNPSQESLYIKMKNTVGDVRIDVSNSMGKLLKSVHLSALNLQETPVDISDLTTGTYFVRIQADNQAIVKKLIKE; encoded by the coding sequence ATGAGACGACTTTATAAAAAACACTTAGTTCATCTCCCTCAGCGGAAGATACAAGCTAAGTTAGAAACCCGAGACATATCGCTGTTTTTCATACGATCTTTATTCAGTCTATTAGCCATATTTTTGGTAAATGCAGAAACATCGGAAGCATTCTCATCGGTAATGGCACCGCCAACCAGTATTGATTTTGACGAACGGTCTAGTACAAACGATGCTATCGATGATAATACCTTGCCCGGACAGTTCGTTGGGGTAATTGTTCCCTCCGGAGGAACTGGCCCATTTACTTACAGCTTGGTAGCGGGTGATGGTGATACGGATAATGCTCGCTTTACGATTAGTAACGATACATTATACGCTGCTCAATTTATTGACTTCGAGACCCACCCTAACCCAACCAACTTAAGTATTCGGGTTAGAGTAACCGACAATGCCGATGCTGGGTATGAACAAGCAATTGCGCTTAGCATCCAGGATATTGATGAAAATAGCACGGCTAACTTCGGTAGCCAAGGCGATGAATTTCTGGTGAATGATCGAGGTAATAGTATGACTAACCAAGAATACGTTGCTATGGCCGGAGATGATGATGGAAACTTTGTGGTAGTTTGGCAAGACCAAACCGATGGGGTTTTTGGCCAACGCTACAATGCCGTGGCTGAGCCGGAAGGAGATGTATTTAGGGTTGATAACTTAAATAATCGGTCTCAAATACTGCCGGATGTAGCGATGGCCGGTGATGGAAGCTTTGTAGTGGTCTGGCAAGGAGGAGACGACAGACAATCTCAAGACGGAGCTGGTAGTGGAATTATTGGTCGCCGATATTCTAGTGCGGGAGTACCTGAGGATGAATTCGTAGTAAACACAACCGGAGCTGGAAATCAGCTTAATCCAGCCGTAGCGATGAATACTAGTGGAGTATTTGTAGTGGCCTGGAGCGGTGCTGGTGGGGCAGATGCAGATGGCGTTTACGCTCGTAAGTACGATGCCACTGGCAATCCGGTGGGTGGTCAATTTCGCGTTAATACTACTACCATTGGTATCCAAGATGCTGTCGATGTAGCTGTTGTAGATGGTGGCGCATTTTCGGTGGTTTGGCGTAGTGAGAATCAGGCAAGTGTAGCTAGTGCGGGCGACATCTATATTCAGCGCTACGCAGCCAGCAACAATCCTTCGGGTACAGAAATATTAGTAAATACTACTACTGCTAATGACCAAGTGCTGCCAAAAATAGCGGTGACTGATAATGGTCGCCACGTGGTAGTTTGGGAGAGTAAACTACAGGATGGCGATGAAGGTGGCATCTACGCCCAACGTTATGCGGCTAATGGAATTGCTACCGGAACTGAGTTTCAAGTAAGCACACAAACAGTTGGTAATCAGGGAGCTCCTTCAGTGAGTATGAATACTAGCGGTGCGTTTGTTATTGCCTACAAAGGAGTAAATAGTGGTTCGCCGAATAATGATGAAATTAGAGTACAACGCTACAATGCCAACGGAACACCCAATGGCGATGAGTTTGAAGCCAACAAACTGCGGAGTGGTGCTCAGACCTTTCCTGATGTTGCTTTAAACAACAATGGTACTTTTGTAGTGGCTTGGGAGGGTAATAATCTTGGAGACTTCGACATTTACGCCCAACGTTTCTTTACTAACACCGCTCCTACTGCAATTGCCTTAGATAATCAGGTGCTAACCAATGGTAGTCCAGAGAACACCCCATTAGGCACATTCTCTACTACCGATGCTGATGCAGGAGATGAGTTTTTCTACGCATTTGTTTCCGGGGCAGGTAGTGATGATAACGCACTGTTTAGTATTCAGGGCAATCAGATATTTGTAAACGAAAGAGTGGATGCTGCGATAAAACCTAGCTACACGGTAAGAGTTCGGTCTACCGATGCTCTCGGTCTTTTTTCTAGCAATTCGGAAGCGGCATTTGCCATTACCATAGACCAGTCTAATGAGCTGCCTACGATAGCTACCAACACCGGAATTACCGTATTGCAAAGAGATACGGTAACCATCAATCAAGCTGCCTTAGAGGTAACAGACACAGAAAGTGCAGTCGAGAACATTACGTATACTTTAATACAAGAGCCAGCTAACGGCTCTTTGCAAAGAGAGGCTATTGCTCTGGCGGCTGACGAGAAATTCACTCAAGCTGACATTAATAATGGGCTGATTACTTACGTACACGATGGCAGCCAAACCACGGCGGATAGTCTCACCTTTAAGGCCGCCGATGAGGCAGGGGGTACTACTTTAGAAACACAAGTAAGTATCACCATAAACCCGCTTACTCCTCCGGTGGCCAATGCCGGTCCCGATCAGGTGGTTATCGATGAAAACAATGACGGACAAGCCGACGTAGTGTTCGACGGTTCGGCATCTAGTGACTCAGACGGAACAATTGCTAGTTACGTTTGGCGTCAGAATGAGTCTGATGTGGTTAGCGGAGTTAATCCTACTTTGACGTTAGACACCGGTATTCATGTTATTACCTTGGTAGTTACTGATAATGATTTCCAGACTGCTACCGATACGGTAGTAATTACGGTGAATGCCCCGGACAACCTATTACCAACTTTAGCTACCAATGCCGGATTAAGCTTGGCACAGCAGGGCACCACCGCAACAATTACTACTGCCGAATTAGAGGCAACAGATGAGGAAAGCGGGCCGGAAGCAATCACGTTCACTCTGACTCTAGCTCCTGCTAATGGTACACTTCAACTAAGTGGTACCGACCTAGCTGCGAATGGCACATTTACGCAGCAGGATATCAACGGCGGATCACTCAGTTACACCCACAATGGAAGCTCCGAAGCCAGCGATTCAATTAGATTTACCGTAGCCGATGCGCTTGGCGGTACAATCGCTGAAACCACCTTTGGTATTTCAGTTAACATAGTAACCGGACTTGGCGACCAAATTAATGGAGAGATCGTAATGGTATACCCGAACCCTTCCCAAGAATCATTGTACATCAAAATGAAAAATACCGTAGGTGACGTTCGGATAGATGTAAGCAATAGTATGGGAAAACTGCTAAAATCAGTACATTTGAGTGCCTTAAATCTACAAGAAACTCCAGTAGATATTAGTGACCTCACAACGGGCACGTATTTTGTTAGAATTCAAGCAGACAACCAAGCGATAGTTAAAAAATTAATCAAAGAATAA
- a CDS encoding porin family protein, which yields MVQYILLLFFSFSYISSQAQVKLGLQLSPTLSFNRLDDDEALSEFDNDGVGGRLIAGALVDYMFQENYYVSSGLFFVPKRVGIRNRTTGTEEAYRLHCIQLPATAKLFTNEIALDVRLYFQAGFALDIKILEDNLSDDPQFISEFRPVDASLLLGTGAEYRLGYNTILFGGFSYRRGLGNVVRSTDANVGDVVIKNDLFSLDMGIKF from the coding sequence ATGGTACAATACATTCTGCTACTATTTTTCAGTTTTTCTTACATCAGCTCTCAGGCTCAGGTAAAATTAGGTTTACAGCTATCCCCTACCCTCAGTTTTAATCGGCTCGATGATGATGAAGCCCTCTCGGAGTTTGATAATGATGGCGTAGGCGGGCGGCTGATTGCGGGAGCTTTGGTTGACTACATGTTTCAGGAAAACTACTATGTTTCTAGTGGTCTCTTTTTTGTTCCCAAACGAGTTGGAATCAGGAACCGGACTACCGGCACGGAGGAAGCGTATCGGCTGCATTGCATCCAACTACCGGCTACGGCTAAACTGTTTACGAATGAGATTGCCCTAGATGTCCGCCTTTACTTTCAAGCAGGTTTTGCCTTAGATATTAAAATTTTGGAAGATAATTTGAGCGATGATCCGCAATTTATTTCGGAGTTTCGTCCGGTAGACGCATCCCTTTTACTGGGTACCGGAGCCGAATACCGACTTGGGTACAATACCATTTTGTTCGGAGGCTTTAGTTATCGCCGAGGGTTAGGCAATGTAGTGCGCTCTACCGATGCCAACGTAGGCGACGTTGTTATCAAAAATGATCTCTTTAGCCTGGATATGGGAATCAAGTTTTAA
- a CDS encoding glycosyltransferase family 4 protein, protein MHILYVHQYFKTPEEGGAIRSYYLAKGLVDAGHKVTVLTSHNELTYKKMLVDGIFVHYLPVPYTQNFSKWKRIQAFLWFVWYACRKAPLFKNVDRVYATSTPLTVGLIAGYYRWRYAIPFLFEVRDLWPEAPIQMGVFRNRWLQRYLRRWEKRIYQQAEALVALSPDIERHIRRIVPHKPIYLIPNMADCQFFRKSERNIYHEVQFEVENKFVVTYFGAIGKVNQLDYLLDAAEACQRKGLAEVQFLVVGQGSELPHLKKSTEERAITNITFVDHQNKYGLLSVLNITDALYISFANHPVLQAGSPNKFFDALAAGKMCITNTAGWIAQLIEDNHCGFYAPPQYPEKLVAQLAPFVTDRTLLEICQRNARDLAEREFSREKQVTVLRNILEPSRPPVEATACTSLV, encoded by the coding sequence ATGCATATTCTTTATGTTCACCAGTACTTTAAAACTCCCGAAGAAGGAGGAGCCATACGATCATACTACTTGGCTAAGGGGCTGGTTGATGCCGGACATAAGGTAACGGTGCTCACTTCTCATAATGAGCTAACTTATAAGAAAATGCTGGTAGACGGTATTTTTGTACACTATCTGCCGGTTCCCTACACGCAAAATTTCTCAAAGTGGAAGCGCATTCAAGCCTTTTTGTGGTTTGTCTGGTACGCTTGCCGAAAAGCACCGCTGTTTAAAAACGTAGATCGGGTGTACGCGACTTCTACTCCGCTTACGGTAGGTTTAATTGCTGGGTACTATCGCTGGCGGTACGCTATTCCTTTTCTGTTTGAGGTTCGAGACCTGTGGCCCGAAGCTCCTATTCAGATGGGCGTTTTCCGAAACCGCTGGCTTCAGCGCTATCTTCGCCGCTGGGAAAAGCGCATTTATCAGCAAGCTGAGGCACTAGTGGCTTTATCACCCGATATTGAGCGACACATTCGGCGTATTGTGCCCCATAAACCGATCTACCTGATTCCCAACATGGCGGATTGTCAGTTCTTTCGCAAATCGGAACGTAATATTTACCACGAGGTACAGTTCGAGGTAGAAAATAAGTTTGTGGTCACGTACTTCGGAGCCATTGGCAAGGTAAACCAGCTAGATTATTTGCTAGATGCGGCGGAGGCTTGTCAGCGTAAAGGATTAGCAGAAGTGCAGTTTCTGGTAGTGGGGCAGGGCAGTGAACTACCGCACCTGAAGAAGTCGACCGAAGAACGAGCAATTACCAATATTACTTTTGTTGACCATCAAAATAAATACGGCTTGCTGTCGGTACTCAATATTACCGATGCACTGTATATCTCGTTTGCCAACCACCCGGTTTTGCAGGCAGGTAGTCCTAACAAATTTTTTGATGCGCTGGCTGCCGGAAAAATGTGCATTACCAACACCGCTGGTTGGATTGCCCAGTTAATAGAAGATAACCACTGTGGATTTTACGCTCCGCCCCAATACCCCGAAAAGTTAGTAGCCCAGCTTGCTCCTTTTGTTACGGATCGAACCTTGCTAGAAATCTGCCAGCGTAATGCTCGGGATTTAGCCGAGCGGGAGTTTAGCCGAGAAAAGCAAGTTACAGTTCTGCGTAATATACTAGAACCTTCTCGTCCGCCAGTAGAAGCTACGGCCTGTACTTCGCTTGTATAA
- a CDS encoding gliding motility lipoprotein GldB, producing the protein MRLNFMYLLSLLALMCSCQPDYCSNEVDVSDISVDVEIIRLEDKIFSAQSSAELRELFQPHTQYRQRYANLSGTAEDSLFYQEYFRIIQDPYIDTLYQQTKSVFSNIESLETDFEQAFRHIKYYYPNFQPPQIYTTFTGLGSLGSDLLVSDNLIVISLDFFLGDGARFRPQTHDYMLTRYRPEYIVPSSMMILSDKFNNTNREDNSLLAEMIYYGKSYYFMQQVMPCLPDTLIAGYDGVGMNIVTENTKMIWSHFIDNELLYETSHTVIPRYVGERPSVVEINAKVPGRVGRWLGWQIIQNYSQRTDQDLPQVMQKGDARQIFIQAKYRP; encoded by the coding sequence ATGCGCCTGAATTTCATGTATCTGTTATCGTTGCTCGCGCTTATGTGTTCGTGCCAACCGGATTATTGTTCTAACGAAGTAGACGTATCGGATATTTCCGTTGATGTGGAGATCATTCGTCTGGAAGATAAAATATTCTCGGCTCAGTCTTCAGCCGAACTTCGTGAACTATTCCAACCTCACACCCAATATCGGCAACGATACGCGAATTTAAGCGGAACTGCCGAAGATTCGCTTTTTTACCAAGAATATTTTCGCATCATTCAAGACCCGTATATTGATACGCTTTATCAACAGACTAAATCGGTATTTTCTAATATCGAGAGCCTGGAAACCGACTTTGAGCAAGCCTTTCGGCACATAAAGTATTACTACCCTAACTTTCAGCCACCCCAGATTTACACCACCTTTACCGGACTGGGTAGCTTGGGGAGTGATTTGTTAGTAAGCGATAACCTGATTGTAATTAGCCTAGATTTTTTCTTGGGTGATGGAGCACGCTTTCGCCCTCAGACACACGATTACATGCTTACGCGCTATCGGCCGGAATACATTGTTCCCAGTAGTATGATGATTCTCTCCGATAAATTCAACAATACGAATAGGGAAGATAACAGTCTGCTAGCCGAAATGATTTACTACGGTAAGAGCTACTACTTTATGCAGCAGGTGATGCCTTGCCTACCCGATACTCTTATTGCGGGCTACGATGGGGTAGGAATGAACATCGTTACCGAGAATACAAAAATGATATGGTCGCACTTTATTGATAACGAGCTGCTGTACGAAACCAGCCATACTGTGATACCACGTTACGTAGGAGAACGACCGAGCGTAGTAGAAATTAATGCGAAGGTTCCGGGACGAGTGGGTCGCTGGCTGGGTTGGCAAATTATCCAGAATTACAGCCAGAGAACTGACCAAGACCTACCTCAAGTGATGCAGAAAGGCGATGCTCGCCAGATTTTTATACAAGCGAAGTACAGGCCGTAG